In Solanum stenotomum isolate F172 unplaced genomic scaffold, ASM1918654v1 scaffold11127, whole genome shotgun sequence, the sequence gaatcaataggaagtgttaatacactttagaaggacttaaataGGCTAAACGACGAAAACTTGTGAAAAACGATGATTTGGGCGCATCCCGGGAGGGCCGCGCCAGCCCCAACTTATTGGGGCTCAAAtctggcgcactgctggcgcgccgccccagccTGCCTAGCGCTATGGGGGCGCGTCGCGCCAGCCCCCCTTCAAGTAAAATTCTAACGAGCTACTGAtcctaaatcattttaattcaattctttttctcaaattcactttagattcatgtacccaaattatatacacaaaatctaacccaacaacttaaagaaacaacacttaatcatcaagaaactccttaatcccaactcatgttcaagaacgaaatcaattcaagaacaactatcaagaacatcaaattctcaatctttttaggacgaaaatatgctgaattaaacatgtttggcgcgtgggtgaactaacccaacgctatgtgatctcacatacttGTAGGGATcccccccgacgaaatccacaagcaaagCTTCAAGAAATCGACGAATCCTGAACGTTCttgcttcctcttctcctttctcctctttttttcttttatctccaaaccctaagggctcgtttggtgtgagggattaGAAataatagtgatgggataaaaaaaattatgttttttggTTGGCGAgtccgggataacttatccggggattaataattagtaccgggataagttatccctccccatgggtggtatagtaatcctgggataacttatcccaagataaaataggtaaatgacaaatatGTCCCTTTAAATCCTTTTTATACCtcatttttcacatttatgtatatttcattttttttaataccatgtataataatatttactactccttatttttatgataattatacatatttttctattaaaatattaaactatataaatataatttttatttatgaatttatttgactaattcttatgtttattttattttgatttctcctaaattttcttctctttaataAACTTAAGAGGGAAGTTCTATTTTTAggctaaataagaaaaaagttatatttttaaatacacatGGTACTTATCATGGGAATACATAAACAAACatatttaagttaaataaaataaaagttttattttaaaaaatgaataactaaagctcacaaagaaaaatttaaaaagtttaaataaagtgaaggataattttgtaaacaaacaacttgttcttaaaatttatcaatatatattactttgaATATAACAAACGAAACACTTCAATAAGAAATAATCCCAAgacaacttatcccatcataactaatctcaACATACTTATACCAACAttacttatcccatcataactcatattcaaaccaaacgacccctaactCTTTTGGTAAAAGtataaactgatctaattcagCTTAGACCTCTAATTAATTacccaaaaatgaattaaataacaggttaaggaaaagaccaaactaccctttaaaaatctggattggactttccttattccaacagcccaacttccaaaagggataactcactcatacaaactcggattTGCgtaaactcggcggcgttggaaagttCCTTCCAAGAGCTTtgcaaccatatctggaagtacaccgaactcatcctgagctaggaattattgccatttgaagttgaccaaaactcaacttttcctaacttaagcaaatttccagattttaattctttccaaaaatgactatttcaaattataagtttcttcctagttatttgaAATTGCGAAATGTTACACATGTGGTGTGTTCAATTTGATTCGACCGTCACACTTATTAcaagtcaaatatattttcacaaaTGAGCCATGCTAAAATGTTTGAGATTAATAGTACTGATGGTTATCTTTTCCCTCGAACTATCAAATTATTATTCACTAATTAACTTGTTGAGTATATTCTAAGCTATTCAACAGCAAATCCTAACCAAACTTAAcatcaaatattatttaataaataatctaTTCTTATAACATATATAAGTGAGGGATCAGAGGTGAATTCAGAACTTGAAGGAGTCAGAGGTGAATTCAGAACTTGAAGGTAGGTAACATATGTAGCATCCTATTCATAGAGGAAAACTATACTTAATAATTTACGATTAGCAAAACTTTTACACAAGATTAATAGTTGATTTATTCAAGGTTTTCGTCAAAAGAGGTCTAGGATTCTATTCTTCTTAtccatattttttaaacaataaatttgCTACAAAAGGATGTCTGTGACAAATCATTTCTATTAAATAATATGTGatattgttttaaatttctatattCTTCAATACCATTTAAGCACTTGTGTGAAGGTTAGTTAAGTGCAAAGTTGAGGCATCCACGAATTTTTTTCAAAGATTTTGTAAGAAAAgaagactttgtagctctttgaATCATTTTGTCACAAACAGTATAGTTCCCTTAATAGTTTATACATTTGCTTAGCTTGATGCCTCtatctatcaaattaaatatacaaactAAAGTCAAAATTGAGCCAACAACATGACAAGACCAAATCAAAATGCATAACTCTACCATATTACCtacatttgtataaattttggTGAGGGTAATTGTCTAAATGAAAGCTATATAAAGGGGTTTGAGTTCAGCTTAAGAGGACAACAACTTCTCTTCTTTGTTTCAAATATGGGGAAAATGGCCTCACTAGTTGTCACTCTTTTAGTGGTTTTAGTGCCACTTAGCTTAGCTTCCGAAAGCTCAGCTAATTATCAATACTCATCTCCCCCACCACCAAAGGAGCCATACCACCCTTCACCAACATCTTATCATCCCGCACCAATTTACAAGTCTCCACCACCGCCAACTCCGATTGACAGTTCTCCACCACCACCGAAGGAGACATACTACCCTCCACACATTCCAGTGTACAAGTCGCCACCACCACCCAAGGAACCATACTACCCTCCACACACCCCAACTTACAAGTCGCCACCTCCACCAACTCTTGTTTACAAGTCTCCACTGCCACCCATTCCGGTTTACAGTTCTCCACCACCACCGACGGAGCCACACTACCCTCCACACACTCCAGTGTACAAGTCGCCACCACCTCCGACGCCAATTCACAAGTCGCCACCACCACCCAAGGAGCCATACTACCCTCCACacaccccaacctacaagtcaCCATCTCCACCAACTCCTGTTTACAAGTCTCCACCGCCGCCAACTTCGGTTTACAATTCTCCACCACCACCAAGGGAGACTTACTACCCTCCCCACACTCCAGTGTACAAGTCGCCACCACCCCGGACACCAATTTACAAGTCACCACCATCACCAAAGGAGCCATACTACCCTCCACacaccccaacctacaagtctCCACCTCCACCAACTCCCATTTACAAGTCGCCACCACCACCAAATGAGCCATACTACCCCCTACACACTCCAGTTTACAACTCGCCACCTCTATTGACTCCAGTTTATAAGTCTCCACCTCCACCAACTCCTGTTTACAAGTCGCCACCACCACCAACTCCTGTTTACAAGTCGCCGCCACCACCTAAGGAGCCATACTACCCTCCACACACCCCAATCTATCAGTCACCACCTCCACCAACTCCCGTTTACAATTCACCGCCTCCaccaactttagtctttaagtCACCACCACCACCCAAAGAGCCATACTACCCTCCACACACCCCAGTGTACAAGTCGCCACCTCCACCAACTCCTATTTACAAGTCGCCACCACCACCAAATGCACCATACTATCCTCCACACACTACAGTCTACAAGTCGCCACCTCCACCAACTCCCGTTTACAAGTCACCACCACCACCCAAGGAGCCATACTATCCTCCACATACCCCATCCTACAAGTCAGCACCTCCACCAACTCCAGTCTACAAGTCGCCGCCACCACCCAAGGAGCTAGACTACCCTCCACACACCCCGACCTACAAGTCGCCACCACCACCCAAGGAGCCATACTACCCTCCACCTACACCAACCTACAAGTCGCCACCTCCACCAACTCCCGTTTACAActctccaccaccaccaactCCAGTCTACAagtctccaccaccaccacatTATCTTTACACCTCTCCCCCTCCTCCCTACCATTACTAAGAAGAGATTTCATTATATCTGAGGTAATAAAACCAAACTAAAACTTTTAATTATGATATGTCTATAGAAGTTGCACAATTTCTTCGTACAAATCATTAATATAGACCTATGCTGTCTACAACTTATTTGGTTTAGGTTCTATTATATGTTCTCATCCACAGTATCATATTCTTATGCAGGAAAGC encodes:
- the LOC125849839 gene encoding extensin-1-like, coding for MGKMASLVVTLLVVLVPLSLASESSANYQYSSPPPPKEPYHPSPTSYHPAPIYKSPPPPTPIDSSPPPPKETYYPPHIPVYKSPPPPKEPYYPPHTPTYKSPPPPTLVYKSPLPPIPVYSSPPPPTEPHYPPHTPVYKSPPPPTPIHKSPPPPKEPYYPPHTPTYKSPSPPTPVYKSPPPPTSVYNSPPPPRETYYPPHTPVYKSPPPRTPIYKSPPSPKEPYYPPHTPTYKSPPPPTPIYKSPPPPNEPYYPLHTPVYNSPPLLTPVYKSPPPPTPVYKSPPPPTPVYKSPPPPKEPYYPPHTPIYQSPPPPTPVYNSPPPPTLVFKSPPPPKEPYYPPHTPVYKSPPPPTPIYKSPPPPNAPYYPPHTTVYKSPPPPTPVYKSPPPPKEPYYPPHTPSYKSAPPPTPVYKSPPPPKELDYPPHTPTYKSPPPPKEPYYPPPTPTYKSPPPPTPVYNSPPPPTPVYKSPPPPHYLYTSPPPPYHY